One window of the Rhodococcus sovatensis genome contains the following:
- a CDS encoding MBL fold metallo-hydrolase yields the protein MTNSKIVPIALSVLSAAWVARAAWGLPTQIGAGTAKIAPYAANSVRYRDRKFHNTEPSSSFTGGGGESILVSFLRRRSQGKPLRPIPLAPAVAPVNAGEIAVTWYGHSSVLVELDGRRILADPVWSNRVSPSQAVGPSRLHPTPVRLDALPAVDAIVISHDHYDHLDKTTIQRLASLQSAPFVVPIGIGAHLRHWRIPEDRIIELDWDEQTEVAGLTITCTEARHFSGRGLKRDLTQWASWAFAGPKHRVFFGGDTGYTVKFAEIGAQYGPFDLTLLPVGAYDPRWADIHMNPEEAVRAHGDLGGGLLVPIHWATFNLAFHPWSEPIVRLKAAAHDGSVDTAVPMPGQRIDGSRRTHDDRWWARLGERTST from the coding sequence GTGACGAACTCGAAGATCGTGCCGATCGCGCTGAGCGTACTGAGTGCGGCCTGGGTCGCTCGGGCCGCATGGGGTCTGCCGACACAAATCGGCGCCGGCACCGCCAAGATCGCGCCATACGCCGCCAATTCCGTTCGGTATCGCGACCGAAAGTTCCACAACACCGAACCGAGTTCGAGCTTCACCGGTGGCGGTGGCGAGTCGATTCTCGTCTCGTTCCTCCGGCGTCGTTCGCAGGGCAAGCCGCTGCGACCCATTCCGCTCGCACCTGCGGTGGCGCCGGTGAACGCCGGTGAGATAGCAGTGACCTGGTACGGCCACTCGTCGGTGCTGGTCGAACTCGACGGTCGACGCATCCTCGCCGACCCGGTGTGGAGCAATCGAGTGTCTCCGTCACAGGCTGTCGGGCCCTCGCGGCTGCACCCCACACCGGTTCGGTTGGACGCGCTGCCGGCCGTCGACGCCATCGTCATCTCGCACGACCACTACGACCACCTCGACAAGACGACCATCCAGCGGTTGGCGTCGTTGCAGAGCGCGCCGTTCGTCGTCCCGATCGGAATCGGCGCGCATCTGCGGCATTGGCGAATTCCCGAGGACCGGATCATCGAGCTCGACTGGGACGAGCAGACCGAGGTGGCCGGACTCACCATCACCTGCACCGAGGCCAGGCACTTCTCCGGTCGCGGACTCAAGCGCGACCTGACGCAGTGGGCGTCGTGGGCGTTCGCAGGACCGAAACACCGCGTGTTCTTCGGCGGCGACACCGGCTACACGGTCAAGTTCGCCGAGATCGGTGCGCAGTACGGCCCGTTCGATCTGACTCTGCTTCCGGTCGGCGCATACGATCCACGCTGGGCCGATATTCACATGAACCCGGAAGAGGCGGTCCGAGCACACGGCGATCTCGGCGGCGGACTTCTGGTTCCCATCCACTGGGCCACGTTCAACCTCGCGTTTCATCCGTGGTCCGAGCCGATAGTCCGGCTGAAAGCTGCAGCGCACGACGGCAGCGTCGACACCGCTGTGCCGATGCCGGGTCAGCGTATCGACGGCTCTCGCCGCACACACGACGATCGATGGTGGGCTCGCCTCGGCGAGCGCACGAGCACCTAG